The following coding sequences lie in one Lolium perenne isolate Kyuss_39 chromosome 2, Kyuss_2.0, whole genome shotgun sequence genomic window:
- the LOC127333766 gene encoding uncharacterized protein isoform X1, with product MDDVGGDILASLGRVRLGDLAAVEGLASDSYKICVSTLMQSLAQYSAAIIQLPPADAALLRSGLDSTRLFFHQRGYGSGEVVHSEDDAREWCKTSGYYADPQMWLEMYDYRPGITAREHNGAMELTPSGLPDIFSVLGKVCRDILDAISFSLNLRTCVFTEILDNMPLRGQEVSSSVLSACCHSRPSFEGAQQHRVASPNDSQLLMFSEQEEQIDKTLLTLVKSDRSGLYVKDLHARWILVDGDLGPHDIVVYPGLALYQETAGYVNPAVHKTEVGNLQGCRFGRCSLAFKLTPRSVARLSDSEMGAAGHGVDTQFQVPIPVTDFMQTHHSADQLFPKNNELSSRAEQDASSNSTTKKKKGSTRTNSLPPSKRLRLEAQRVLKERVQDIADGRGIKLRFCNLKECESHIRSLHSPCENIRTEIGWPQGVPFVHPHDLPNKAKLRFLETYEPGWTASQQDDFSSAGASLCKCGYVLTCQRLASSLMISPHV from the exons ATGGATGATGTGGGAGGGGACATTCTCGCGTCTCTCGGCCGCGTGCGCCTCGGTGATCTCGCGGCCGTCGAGGGCCTCGCTTCTGACAGCTACAAGATTTGCGTATCGACACTGATGCAGTCGCTGGCTCAGTACTCGGCGGCTATCATCCAGCTGCCTCCGGCCGACGCTGCCCTGTTAAGGTCTGGCCTGGACTCCACTCGCCTCTTCTTCCACCAGCGAGGGTATGGTTCGGGCGAGGTTGTCCACTCGGAGGATGACGCCCGCGAGTGGTGCAAGACTTCTGGTTACTATGCAGATCCCCAAATGTGGCTGGAAATGTATGATTACAGGCCTGGTATTACTGCAAGGGAGCACAATGGTGCGATGGAATTGACCCCCTCTGGCCTGCCCGACATATTTTCGGTGCTTGGAAAAGTTTGCAGGGATATTCTTGATGCGATTAGCTTCTCACTGAATCTCCGTACTTGTGTGTTTACTGAGATACTTGACAACATGCCATTGAGGGGACAGGAAGTGTCCTCCTCTGTTCTTTCAGCATGTTGTCATTCAAGGCCGTCATTTGAAGGAGCACAGCAGCATCGTGTTGCTTCTCCTAATGATAGTCAATTGCTCATGTTCTCTGAGCAGGAGGAACAGATTGATAAGACTTTGCTTACCCTAGTTAAGTCTGATAGGTCCGGATTGTATGTCAAGGACTTGCATGCACGCTGGATTCTTGTTGACGGGGACCTTGGTCCGCATGATATTGTCGTCTATCCTGGTCTTGCTCTTTATCAGGAAACAGCCGGCTATGTAAATCCAGCTGTGCACAAGACAGAGGTTGGGAACTTGCAGGGATGTAGGTTTGGGCGTTGTTCCTTGGCTTTTAAGCTCACGCCGAGATCAGTTGCTAGGTTGAGTGATTCAGAAATGGGAGCTGCTGGTCATGGTGTTGATACTCAATTTCAGGTCCCCATACCTGTTACTGATTTCATGCAGACACACCATTCTGCTGATCAACTTTTCCCCAAGAACAATGAATTGTCATCCCGGGCAGAACAAGATG CATCGTCTAACTCCACGACGAAGAAAAAGAAGGGAAGTACAAGAACAAATTCACTCCCTCCTTCGAAAAGACTTCGCCTAGAGGCGCAGAGAGTGCTCAAGGAGCGTGTCCAGGATATTGCAGACGGGAgaggcatcaaactgagattttgCAATCTCAAAGAATGTGAAAGTCATATACGATCATTGCACAGTCCGTGCGAGAACATCAGAACCGAAATTGGGTGGCCGCAAGGGGTTCCATTTGTCCATCCCCATGACCTTCCAAACAAGGCAAAGCTCAGGTTTCTGGAAACTTATGAACCAGGATGGACTGCTTCCCAGCAGGACGA TTTTTCTTCTGCAGGAGCCAGTCTCTGTAAATGTGGATATGTTTTGACTTGCCAAAGGTTGGCCAGTAGTCTGATGATTTCACCTCATGTTTGA
- the LOC127333766 gene encoding uncharacterized protein isoform X2, which translates to MDDVGGDILASLGRVRLGDLAAVEGLASDSYKICVSTLMQSLAQYSAAIIQLPPADAALLRSGLDSTRLFFHQRGYGSGEVVHSEDDAREWCKTSGYYADPQMWLEMYDYRPGITAREHNGAMELTPSGLPDIFSVLGKVCRDILDAISFSLNLRTCVFTEILDNMPLRGQEVSSSVLSACCHSRPSFEGAQQHRVASPNDSQLLMFSEQEEQIDKTLLTLVKSDRSGLYVKDLHARWILVDGDLGPHDIVVYPGLALYQETAGYVNPAVHKTEVGNLQGCRFGRCSLAFKLTPRSVARLSDSEMGAAGHGVDTQFQVPIPVTDFMQTHHSADQLFPKNNELSSRAEQDASSNSTTKKKKGSTRTNSLPPSKRLRLEAQRVLKERVQDIADGRGIKLRFCNLKECESHIRSLHSPCENIRTEIGWPQGVPFVHPHDLPNKAKLRFLETYEPGWTASQQDESQSL; encoded by the exons ATGGATGATGTGGGAGGGGACATTCTCGCGTCTCTCGGCCGCGTGCGCCTCGGTGATCTCGCGGCCGTCGAGGGCCTCGCTTCTGACAGCTACAAGATTTGCGTATCGACACTGATGCAGTCGCTGGCTCAGTACTCGGCGGCTATCATCCAGCTGCCTCCGGCCGACGCTGCCCTGTTAAGGTCTGGCCTGGACTCCACTCGCCTCTTCTTCCACCAGCGAGGGTATGGTTCGGGCGAGGTTGTCCACTCGGAGGATGACGCCCGCGAGTGGTGCAAGACTTCTGGTTACTATGCAGATCCCCAAATGTGGCTGGAAATGTATGATTACAGGCCTGGTATTACTGCAAGGGAGCACAATGGTGCGATGGAATTGACCCCCTCTGGCCTGCCCGACATATTTTCGGTGCTTGGAAAAGTTTGCAGGGATATTCTTGATGCGATTAGCTTCTCACTGAATCTCCGTACTTGTGTGTTTACTGAGATACTTGACAACATGCCATTGAGGGGACAGGAAGTGTCCTCCTCTGTTCTTTCAGCATGTTGTCATTCAAGGCCGTCATTTGAAGGAGCACAGCAGCATCGTGTTGCTTCTCCTAATGATAGTCAATTGCTCATGTTCTCTGAGCAGGAGGAACAGATTGATAAGACTTTGCTTACCCTAGTTAAGTCTGATAGGTCCGGATTGTATGTCAAGGACTTGCATGCACGCTGGATTCTTGTTGACGGGGACCTTGGTCCGCATGATATTGTCGTCTATCCTGGTCTTGCTCTTTATCAGGAAACAGCCGGCTATGTAAATCCAGCTGTGCACAAGACAGAGGTTGGGAACTTGCAGGGATGTAGGTTTGGGCGTTGTTCCTTGGCTTTTAAGCTCACGCCGAGATCAGTTGCTAGGTTGAGTGATTCAGAAATGGGAGCTGCTGGTCATGGTGTTGATACTCAATTTCAGGTCCCCATACCTGTTACTGATTTCATGCAGACACACCATTCTGCTGATCAACTTTTCCCCAAGAACAATGAATTGTCATCCCGGGCAGAACAAGATG CATCGTCTAACTCCACGACGAAGAAAAAGAAGGGAAGTACAAGAACAAATTCACTCCCTCCTTCGAAAAGACTTCGCCTAGAGGCGCAGAGAGTGCTCAAGGAGCGTGTCCAGGATATTGCAGACGGGAgaggcatcaaactgagattttgCAATCTCAAAGAATGTGAAAGTCATATACGATCATTGCACAGTCCGTGCGAGAACATCAGAACCGAAATTGGGTGGCCGCAAGGGGTTCCATTTGTCCATCCCCATGACCTTCCAAACAAGGCAAAGCTCAGGTTTCTGGAAACTTATGAACCAGGATGGACTGCTTCCCAGCAGGACGA GAGCCAGTCTCTGTAA